The Longimicrobium sp. DNA segment AGGTGAGGAAGAGCAGCGGAACCCCGGCCACGATCCAGTACACGAGGTCGCCCACCAGCGGGCGGCGCTCGCGGCGGGCCAGGTACCCGACGAACAGCGCCTCCATGCAAAAGATCAGCAGCGCGTAGGGGTGATTCCACAGCCAGAGGGTGCGCGCGGACGCGATGCCCGCCGCGACCAGCCCGTGCCAGGGGCCCAGCGCCACCGCGGCCAGCAGGTACGCCACCCCGCCGAAGATCAGGTCCGTCCCGGGCGAAAGCGGGAGAGGCAGCAGGTTCAGCAGCAGCCCCGCCACACCCAGCAGGACGGCGGCGGCCCAGCGCCGGCGCGCCGAGAACGGGGACAGCGTGGGCGTGGGCACGTCGGCCCCCCTCATCCGGCGCGCTTGGTCTTTCGACGCAGGAAGTCGCGCATGATGTACTGCCCGAGGGTCATGGTGCTGGTGAAGTAGGCCTTGCCGCGGGCGATCTGCGAAACATGGTTCACGAAGGCCACCAGCGCCGGGTCGCGCGCCAGCATGAAGGTGTTGATCAAAATCCCCGCCTTGCGGCAGGCGCCCACCTCCTGGAAGGTCTCGTTCAGGACGAACGCGTCGAGCCCCATGGAGTTCTTGTAGACGCGCCCGTCCGGCAGGGTGACGGCGGATGGCTTCCCGTCGGTGATCATGATGATCTGGCGCATGTCCTTGTTCTGCGCCATCAGCAGCCGCCGCGCGAGCTGGAATCCCGCCGCCGTGTTGGTGTGGAAGGGCCCCACCTGCGCCTGCGCCACCCGGCCCAGGGGAATCTCCTCCGCCGTGTCGCCAAAGGTCACCACCTTCAGCGTGTCGCCCGGGAACTGGGTGCGGATCAGGTGTGTGAGGGCCAGCGCCACCTTCTTGGCGGGGGTAAAGCGGTCCTCGCCGTACAGGATCATCGAGTGGCTGGTGTCCAGCATCAGCACGGTGGCGCAGCTGGAGCGGTACTCCGACTGGTGCACGTGAAGGTCGCCGTACTCCAGCCCGATCGTGCCGTCGTCGCGCAGCCCCTCGCGCGAAAGGGCGCTCTTCAGGGTGGCGGGGATGTCCAGGTTCAGCGTATCCCCGAACTCGTACGGGCGGCTGGCCACCTCGGCCTCCACACCTGTGGCGTAGTGGGGCGTCTCGTGCGCGCCCGCGGCCGAGCGGCCCATTGCGCCCAGCAGCTGCCGAAGGGTGCGGTAGCCCAGGAAGTCGATCCCCTTGCCGGTCAGGGAGAACTCAACCTGCCGCGACGCTTCGCGCGCGTCGTCGATCCGTCCCTCGCCCTGCATCTCGGTGTAGCCCTCGGGCACCTGCGGGGGCTCGGCCACGTTCAGGTAGCCCTCCTCCACCATCCGCTGGATCAGCCGGTCCAGCAGCTCGGCGATCTTCTGCTGCACCTCTTCGTCGGGCGCGCCGTCGCCGCGCAGCTCCTGGATCATCTCCGGCGTCAGCTGCCCGCTCTCCAGCAGCGCCCGCAGGAGTGCGTCCTTGAGCGCGTCCAGCGAGCGGTCGTCCTCGTCGCCGCCGAACTCGCCCCACCACGGGTTCACGTGGTAGCCGCCGGCGAACCCGCTCTGCAGCAGGAAGTCGGAAAGCTGGTCGAGCAGCGACTGCAGGTTCAGCGCGTCGGCCATGTGGCCGGTGAAACGGGAGTAGCTGGTGAACCGCATCTGGAGCCTCCGGGGGAACGGCAAAGGACGCCGGGGCAGCACGTTGCGGGCCATCCGCCCGGTGGTGGCGGGTGCGGCTCGCACCGGGTAAGTTACGGGTCCGAAGCGGGACGGGAACAGCGGGACGAACCACGGGCGTGTTGGACGACGAGAACCGGGAAGCGGGAGAGGCGGCGGAAGCAGGTTCCGCCGCCTCCTTTCGCGCGCCCGCCGGCGGAAACCCGGGCCCCTCGTCGCCGCTGTCGAGCGCGGCGGCCCCCGGCCCGCGGGCGTTCGGGGCACTGCGGCACCGCAACTTCCGCGTGTTCTACGTGGGCCACCTGCTGTCGCTGACGGGAACGTGGATGCAGTCCACGGCGCAGGGCTGGCTGGTGCTGGAGCTGACGGATTCGGAGCTGAAGCTGGGGCTGGTGACGGCCGTTTCGTCGCTCCCCACGCTGCTGTTCGGCCTGTACGCCGGCGTGGTGGCGGACCGGTGGGACAAGCGGAGGATCATCGTGGCGGCGCAGTGCGCGGCGCTGGCGGGGGCGCTGGCCATCGCCATGCTGACCGGCGCGGGGCGCATCTCGTATCCCACGCTGCTGATCCTGGTGTTCGTGCTGGGAACGGCGTCGGCGTTCGAGGTGCCCACGCGGCAGGCGTTCTTCGCCGAGCTGGTGGGGCGGGCAGACCTGGAGAACGCCATCGCGCTCAACTCGTCGGCGTTCAACGCCTCGCGCATCGTGGGCCCGGCCATCGCGGGGCTGATGATCGGAGGGGCGGGGATCGCCGCGTGCTTCTACGCCAACGCGGTGTCGTACGTGGCGGTAATCGTGGGGCTGATGATGATGCGGCTTCCACGCGCGCGACGGCCGGCGCATACGGTAGGCATCGTCGAGGGGCTGCGCGAAGGGTTCGCCTACATCCGCGGCGATCGCGTGGTGAAGACGCTGGTGTGGCTGATCGCGGCGATGTCGATCACCGTATTCCCCTACGCCATGCTGCTTCCCGTGTTCG contains these protein-coding regions:
- a CDS encoding vWA domain-containing protein, which produces MRFTSYSRFTGHMADALNLQSLLDQLSDFLLQSGFAGGYHVNPWWGEFGGDEDDRSLDALKDALLRALLESGQLTPEMIQELRGDGAPDEEVQQKIAELLDRLIQRMVEEGYLNVAEPPQVPEGYTEMQGEGRIDDAREASRQVEFSLTGKGIDFLGYRTLRQLLGAMGRSAAGAHETPHYATGVEAEVASRPYEFGDTLNLDIPATLKSALSREGLRDDGTIGLEYGDLHVHQSEYRSSCATVLMLDTSHSMILYGEDRFTPAKKVALALTHLIRTQFPGDTLKVVTFGDTAEEIPLGRVAQAQVGPFHTNTAAGFQLARRLLMAQNKDMRQIIMITDGKPSAVTLPDGRVYKNSMGLDAFVLNETFQEVGACRKAGILINTFMLARDPALVAFVNHVSQIARGKAYFTSTMTLGQYIMRDFLRRKTKRAG
- a CDS encoding MFS transporter → MLDDENREAGEAAEAGSAASFRAPAGGNPGPSSPLSSAAAPGPRAFGALRHRNFRVFYVGHLLSLTGTWMQSTAQGWLVLELTDSELKLGLVTAVSSLPTLLFGLYAGVVADRWDKRRIIVAAQCAALAGALAIAMLTGAGRISYPTLLILVFVLGTASAFEVPTRQAFFAELVGRADLENAIALNSSAFNASRIVGPAIAGLMIGGAGIAACFYANAVSYVAVIVGLMMMRLPRARRPAHTVGIVEGLREGFAYIRGDRVVKTLVWLIAAMSITVFPYAMLLPVFARDVLEVGARGLGWLLSATGAGALTAGMFLAARGTRIPRGRLIMGAGVAYSVLLMAFALSRSFWLSMVLLACAGFMIILNNATLNGLLQSRVPHRLRGRVMSVYVFMFVGMTPLGSLQAGAVARWMGAPFALAIGCGVLLVVLVWVAAKVPELMEAE